One region of bacterium genomic DNA includes:
- the gap gene encoding type I glyceraldehyde-3-phosphate dehydrogenase, which translates to MTKIAINGFGRIGRLAFRNILDQHPKLQIVAINDLTDSKTLAHLLKYDSNYGIYSRNVGSDAENIIVDKKKYRVFAEKDPAKLPWGKLGVDVVLECTGFFTDYAGNLNHINAGAKKVIISAPTKDNEKINTFVLGVNEEKYNPKNDHIISNGSCTTNCLAPLAKVLEDNFGVEQAFVGTTHSYTNSQRLLDLPAKNIREARAAALSIIPSTTGAAKAVFQTVPSLKNKISGYALRVPTPVVSIADFTAIIKKKTTVQEVNDIFRKASKNELKGILEVSDEKLVSVDFKGNPLSAIVDAELTLVQENLVKVTAWYDNEWGYTCRLAEMAEYIGKKM; encoded by the coding sequence ATGACAAAAATCGCGATTAATGGCTTTGGCCGAATCGGAAGACTGGCTTTTAGGAATATCCTAGACCAACATCCGAAATTACAGATCGTCGCAATCAATGATCTGACTGATTCAAAAACTCTGGCGCATTTACTGAAATATGATTCCAACTATGGGATTTATTCAAGGAATGTTGGTTCTGATGCGGAAAATATTATTGTGGATAAAAAGAAATATCGTGTTTTTGCCGAGAAAGATCCGGCAAAATTGCCGTGGGGAAAGCTTGGGGTTGATGTAGTGCTCGAATGCACGGGATTTTTTACGGATTACGCTGGCAACCTGAACCATATAAATGCCGGAGCGAAGAAAGTGATCATCAGCGCGCCGACCAAAGACAACGAAAAAATCAATACTTTTGTGCTGGGAGTAAATGAAGAAAAATATAACCCAAAAAATGATCATATAATTTCCAACGGTTCTTGTACTACCAATTGCTTGGCGCCTTTGGCAAAAGTCCTTGAAGATAATTTTGGAGTGGAACAGGCTTTTGTCGGAACAACTCATAGTTACACCAATAGCCAGCGCTTGCTTGATCTGCCGGCAAAAAACATCAGAGAAGCGCGAGCCGCCGCGTTGAGCATTATTCCTTCCACTACCGGCGCGGCCAAGGCGGTTTTTCAAACGGTTCCTTCGCTTAAGAATAAGATAAGCGGTTACGCTTTGCGCGTACCTACCCCGGTCGTTTCTATTGCCGATTTCACTGCCATAATCAAAAAAAAGACTACCGTTCAGGAAGTAAACGATATTTTCCGGAAAGCATCGAAAAATGAGTTGAAAGGAATTTTGGAGGTTTCGGACGAAAAGCTTGTTTCAGTTGACTTTAAAGGAAATCCGCTTTCGGCGATCGTTGATGCCGAATTAACGCTAGTTCAAGAAAATCTGGTAAAAGTGACCGCTTGGTACGATAATGAGTGGGGATACACTTGCCGATTGGCGGAAATGGCGGAATATATCGGCAAAAAAATGTAA
- a CDS encoding phosphoglycerate kinase yields MKFLKSIPQKELKNKRVLLRTDFNVPIGKNGKISGNEDWRIKAALPTIKYLLKQKAKIILLSHLGRPKGKVIEKLRLDPVQNKLSRLLGISIKKTPDCIGKDVEKAVRKMKAGKILMLENLRFHEEEENNNEKFAKKLAKLGDIYINDAFSDSHRKHASIAGITKYLPSYAGLLMEKELELMSDAIRPDHPAIAIIGGAKLETKLPAVNALAKIYDHVLVGGMIANEILNTSIKNEIASNVVLPKVGSLEKQKYFDIGENAIGKFSELIQIAKFIIWNGPMGKFEENEYSQGTRGIIKAIKIAYNCGARVLIGGGETIYAVQKFAPELMDKKIKGFNISTGGGAMLDFLAGKRLPGIEALKNF; encoded by the coding sequence ATGAAATTTTTAAAAAGCATTCCGCAGAAAGAGTTGAAAAACAAGCGCGTTTTATTGCGTACTGATTTTAATGTTCCAATTGGCAAAAATGGCAAGATAAGCGGCAACGAAGACTGGAGGATCAAAGCCGCGCTGCCAACGATCAAATATTTATTAAAGCAAAAAGCAAAGATAATTTTGCTTTCACACCTAGGAAGGCCGAAAGGAAAAGTTATTGAGAAATTGCGGCTTGACCCCGTTCAAAACAAGCTTTCCCGCTTGCTTGGGATCTCAATTAAAAAAACGCCGGATTGTATTGGAAAAGACGTGGAGAAAGCTGTTAGAAAAATGAAAGCGGGTAAAATTTTAATGCTTGAAAATTTAAGATTTCACGAAGAAGAAGAAAATAATAATGAAAAATTTGCGAAAAAACTGGCGAAGCTCGGCGATATTTACATTAATGACGCTTTCAGCGACTCGCACCGAAAACACGCGTCAATCGCCGGGATTACAAAATATTTGCCTTCTTACGCCGGATTATTGATGGAAAAAGAGCTGGAACTGATGAGCGACGCGATCCGCCCTGATCATCCCGCGATTGCGATCATCGGAGGCGCTAAGCTGGAAACAAAATTGCCGGCAGTGAATGCTTTGGCGAAAATTTACGATCATGTTCTGGTTGGCGGTATGATCGCCAATGAAATTCTTAATACGTCGATCAAGAATGAGATTGCTTCCAATGTCGTTTTGCCCAAAGTTGGCAGCTTGGAAAAACAAAAATACTTCGATATCGGTGAAAATGCGATTGGGAAGTTTTCCGAACTTATACAAATCGCAAAATTTATTATCTGGAACGGGCCGATGGGAAAATTCGAAGAAAATGAATACAGCCAGGGAACGCGCGGTATAATCAAAGCGATAAAAATTGCTTATAATTGCGGAGCGCGTGTTTTGATCGGCGGAGGCGAAACAATTTATGCGGTGCAAAAGTTCGCGCCGGAATTGATGGATAAAAAAATAAAAGGTTTTAATATTTCCACCGGCGGCGGAGCCATGCTGGATTTCTTGGCAGGGAAGAGACTGCCGGGGATTGAGGCGCTGAAAAATTTTTAA